One window from the genome of Panthera leo isolate Ple1 chromosome D3, P.leo_Ple1_pat1.1, whole genome shotgun sequence encodes:
- the PEBP1 gene encoding phosphatidylethanolamine-binding protein 1 encodes MPVDLSKWSGPLSLQEVDERPQHPLQVKYTGAEVDELGKVLTPTQVKNRPTSIAWDGLDPGKLYTLVMTDPDAPSRKDPKYREWHHFLVVNMKGNDISSGTVLSDYVGSGPPKGTGLHRYVWLVYEQNGPLKCDEPILSNRSGDNRGKFKVASFRKKYELGPPVAGTCYQAEWDDYVPKLYEQLSGK; translated from the exons ATGCCGGTCGACCTCAGCAAGTGGTCCGGGCCTTTGAGCCTGCAGGAAGTGGACGAGCGGCCGCAGCATCCGCTGCAGGTCAAATACACGGGGGCGGAGGTCGACGAGCTGGGCAAAGTGCTGACGCCCACCCAG GTTAAAAACCGGCCCACCAGTATTGCATGGGATGGCCTTGATCCAGGTAAACTCTACACCTTGGTCATGACAGATCCAGATGCTCCCAGCAGGAAGGACCCCAAATACAG GGAATGGCACCATTTTCTGGTGGTCAACATGAAGGGCAACGACATTAGCAGCGGCACAGTCCTCTCTGATTACGTCGGCTCTGGGCCTCCCAAGGGCACAG GCCTTCACCGCTACGTCTGGCTGGTTTACGAGCAGAACGGGCCGCTGAAGTGTGACGAGCCCATTCTCAGCAACCGATCTGGAGACAACCGTGGCAAATTCAAAGTGGCATCTTTCCGCAAAAAGTACGAGCTTGGGCCCCCCGTGGCCGGTACATGTTACCAAGCTGAATGGGATGACTATGTGCCCAAACTCTATGAGCAGCTGTCTGGGAAGTAG